The sequence GGAACAAGAAGCCCGATCCGAGCTGCCTGAACCATATCCTGGGCGAGTTCAAAGTCGCGCCCGAGAAGGCGGTGATCGTCGGCGACGGCCGCACCGACATCGAGGCCGGCAAAGCCGCCGGCATTCATACCTGCGGCGTTACCTATGGATTGTGCGGCAAAGAGGAGCTGATTGCGGCGCAGCCGGATTTTCTGATCGATGATTTGCGCGAATTGACGGATCATATTTCTTGACGCGGCAAGGGCGGCTCTTGCCCAAGGAGGATGTATGGCGACGATTCCGGAAAAATATCGCGATCTCTTGAACAAGCAAACGTTCGCGCATCTCGGAACCCTGATGCCGGACGGCAGCCCGCAGGTCACGCCCGTCTGGGTCGACTATGACGGCAAGCACATCCGCGTGAACACCGCCAAGGGGCGCGTGAAGGACAAAAATATGCGCCGCAATAAAAAAGTAGCGCTCTCCATCACCGACCCCGAGAATCCCTATCGGCATCTCGCGGTGCGCGGCGAAGTGGAAGAAATAACCGAGCAGGGCGCCGACGCGCACATCGACTCGCTGGCGAAAAAATATCTCGGCAAGGACAAATATCCCTTTCGCCAGCCGGGCGAGGTCCGGGTGATCTACAAGATCCGGCCGGAAAAAGTCGCGACGATGGGCTAGTTTTTCGCTTCGCGAGGAATCGTTCGACTCAGCTCACGACAGGTCTCAAATCTTGGTTCGACCCTTCGATCAAACTCAGGGTCCTGAGCAGGTCGAAGGACAAAGCTCACCACCCTGAGGGAACTCGAAGGGCACATCTCAGATCTCAGGTTGGGCGCCGGCGATTTCTTGCGCTCGCAGGCAAAACTCGTTATCGTTGGCGGCATGACGGAAGAAGATTTCTTCAAGAAGGTCGGAATCTACTCCCGCTATCTCATGCAGTTTATCAACGAGGGGGACATTCCGAAGGTCCTCGACGCGATCAAGGACTTGGAAAAATTCCGCCAGCAGGCGGAGACGGAAAAGATAGAATAGCCTTTTGAGCAGCCGCTCGCGTCCCTGGCCGGCTATACTTCCTTCCGAGCGCCACGCCATTTTTTTATCGCCGTTCTGACACAGGTTTCTATTGCCTTTGCCGCCGGGCACAGAAAAGTAGCGCCTCGGCGTCTGGACTCCGCGTCGAAATCATTATATGTACCGGGAGCCCTAATCTTACGGCCCGCGTGAAAATTTTTTGAAGGAGAGCGTGAATGACAACTGTGAAAATTTGCACTGCGATCGTTCTTTCTCTGGCGCTATCGGCTTTTTGGCACAGCCCCGGCTGGACGCAAAGGCTGAGCGTCGGATACAGCGCCCTCAGCGGCGATCACTTGCCGGCCTGGGTCGCCAAAGAAACGGGAATTTTTCAGAAGAACGGCCTGGACGTGCAGTTGGTTTTCTTTACCGGCGGCACGACCGCGGTGATGGCGCTCGTCTCCGCGGACACGCCGTTCAGCCAGGCCGCAGGGTCGGGTGTCGTCAATAGCGTTCTCGCCGGCTCCGACGCTGTCATTATAGGGGGAGGGGTCACGTCCCTGAATTACTATTTGATGTCGAAGCCCGAGATTAAGACCGCCGAGCAGTTGAAGGGCGGCACCGTGGCGATCAGCCGCTTCGGCTCTTCATCGGACTTCATCGCGCGCTACGCGTTGCAGAAGATCGGTCTGACTCCCGGCAAGGACGTCAACCTCGTCCAGGTCGGCAGCACGACCCAGCGAGTGGACGCGACGATGACGGGCCGGGTTCAGGCCACGGTTGTCAATCCTCCCGCCAGCTTCATCGCGGCCAAGCGCGGGATGAACACCTTGGCGGATCTCCCGAAGCTCGGTCTGGTCTACCAGCACACCGGGGCGGTCTCCACGAGAAAATATATCCGTGAGAATCCCGACGTCGTCCGGCGCTACGTGAGGTCTCAGGTCGAGGCCGTGCACCGAATCTATACCGACAAAGCGACTTCGTTAAAGGTCCTGGCGAAGTATTTCGGCGGCAACGTGGAGCAGGACATCCTGGAGAAGACGTGGGAGAATCTCCTCAGCGAGCCGGTGTTGCCCAGGAAGCAGTATCCTTCCATCGAAGGCATAAAGACTATCTTGGCGACCGAAGCAAAAGGAAAACCGGCGAAGCCCGAGGACTTCGTCGATCTGACATTCATTCAAGAGCTGGACAAGAGCGGTTTCATCGACGGGCTGTACAAGAGGAAGTAAGCGCGCGGCCCTGGGTTTTTACCGGACTTCTTCAGGGGAGATTGGATGTCAAGGCGAAGATGTGAACTTCAGTCGGGATTACACGCAACATTGAACTTCCGATGGTTTTGGATTAAAAGACGTTTAAATGAAGGTTACCGTCATCAGCTCAGATCCAAAGATCATGGGGGGAACTCCTGTTTTCCAGGGGACGCGCGTGCCCGTTCAGACGCTTATCGATTACCTGGAGGCCGGCGAGTCGATCTCCGATTTCCTTGAGGGATTCCCCACCGTCACCAAGAAGCAGGTCCTGGCTTTGTTAGAAGAAGCAAAGGAGAAACTGCTTGCCGACCTTCAGAATCCTCCTGGATGAATGCATCGATCGGCGCCTGTCAAAACAAATTCCCGGCCATCAGGTCAAAACGACACCGGAAATGGGTTGGGCCGGTTTCGATAACGGTGAATTACTCGCCAAGGCGAAAAAAGATTTCGATATTTTCATTACCGTTGACCGCAATCTGACCTTCAGCAAAATCTTCCTCAGTTCGACATTGCCGTTCTGGTTCTGCGCGTCCACACAAACCGTTTGCAGGATTTGATCCCTCTGGCGCCGAAGATTCTCGCCGCTCTCGATAGGCTGGAAAAAGGCAAAGCCGTTTTCATCGATGCCTAACCGTCACGTTTAGATTTATAGCCGCTATGCAAAGGTAATCCGGTTGCCGATGCGATAAGGCCGATCAGGCGATGCGCCTGAGATAAACGAACGACGCCGCCGTTGCGCAGAGGATAAGAGCGGCCAGAATGAACGCACAGGTGACATCCGAAAACTGAGGTGCGCAGGAAATGATCAGCGCCTTCACGGCCGTAGAAAGCATAAGGGAATATGCCGAAAATACGTTGGCGCGATACCAGATGTCGGGGCGGGACAGCGTCTTGCGGGTGCGGAAGCCGTAGATTCGGTTCGGCGGGACGAGCCTCAACGCCAGCGGAATACTGACGAGGAAGATCACGCAGCAGAAGACGAGCAGAATCGTTCGTTGGGCCACGCCGCTTTACTTTTCCAGCTGCACGTCGAGGTCGGTGCCGCCCTTGGAGTTTGGACTAAATCGGACGCGATAGTTGACGAGCTTGCCGCAGCGATCCAGGGTCCAACGCTCGACGGCCGGCGTCGATTCAACAACTTCCGTCTTCACGATCTTCCGTTGCGCGCAGGTCCTATCCCTTGGCCCGTCCATGATGAGCACCATCTGCGCGACGTCCTGCCGCAACTGCGGCGGCTCGGCCGCGCTGCTCGAAAGGGCAAAAATGCCGGTCGACAAGAGGGCTGCTAACGTTGCGGCGAGCGTCCGCTTTTTAGCGTTTATACAGCCGGTCGAAAAATTTTTCATCGTCCAATTTTTTAACGAAGCTCATATCGACGAAATCTTCAGGCCGCGCGTTTTTTAC comes from Candidatus Binatia bacterium and encodes:
- a CDS encoding PPOX class F420-dependent oxidoreductase; protein product: MATIPEKYRDLLNKQTFAHLGTLMPDGSPQVTPVWVDYDGKHIRVNTAKGRVKDKNMRRNKKVALSITDPENPYRHLAVRGEVEEITEQGADAHIDSLAKKYLGKDKYPFRQPGEVRVIYKIRPEKVATMG
- a CDS encoding ABC transporter substrate-binding protein — encoded protein: MTTVKICTAIVLSLALSAFWHSPGWTQRLSVGYSALSGDHLPAWVAKETGIFQKNGLDVQLVFFTGGTTAVMALVSADTPFSQAAGSGVVNSVLAGSDAVIIGGGVTSLNYYLMSKPEIKTAEQLKGGTVAISRFGSSSDFIARYALQKIGLTPGKDVNLVQVGSTTQRVDATMTGRVQATVVNPPASFIAAKRGMNTLADLPKLGLVYQHTGAVSTRKYIRENPDVVRRYVRSQVEAVHRIYTDKATSLKVLAKYFGGNVEQDILEKTWENLLSEPVLPRKQYPSIEGIKTILATEAKGKPAKPEDFVDLTFIQELDKSGFIDGLYKRK
- a CDS encoding DUF433 domain-containing protein translates to MKVTVISSDPKIMGGTPVFQGTRVPVQTLIDYLEAGESISDFLEGFPTVTKKQVLALLEEAKEKLLADLQNPPG
- a CDS encoding DUF5615 family PIN-like protein, whose protein sequence is MPTFRILLDECIDRRLSKQIPGHQVKTTPEMGWAGFDNGELLAKAKKDFDIFITVDRNLTFSKIFLSSTLPFWFCASTQTVCRI
- a CDS encoding SdpI family protein — protein: MAQRTILLVFCCVIFLVSIPLALRLVPPNRIYGFRTRKTLSRPDIWYRANVFSAYSLMLSTAVKALIISCAPQFSDVTCAFILAALILCATAASFVYLRRIA